From a region of the Pseudanabaena sp. ABRG5-3 genome:
- a CDS encoding V4R domain-containing protein: protein MPKLNTIPNGETLISLTSLSQVCHFSRHTFFKFDQSRGQIQDWNHHKYVLASDDFIVSLLKGLEHEVGEASGWLMYLIGKDWGTEDAKDFKIWFERDYHLSINKSSLKFALETWWWPLTSQGWGKWNVDLSSIREGFIFIDLFDSAVAKSMGNIGKPVCFLYAGLLAGFFSVMLNRGLSSTEIQCYSMGNNFCRFLIGSETRIKAAEFWLSSGATAQEIEQRLLDQDISNGNGLSQAMETGGI from the coding sequence ATGCCAAAATTAAACACTATACCTAACGGGGAAACGCTTATTTCGTTGACTTCTTTATCTCAAGTTTGTCATTTTAGTCGTCATACTTTTTTTAAATTTGATCAGTCTAGGGGACAAATTCAGGACTGGAATCACCACAAATATGTATTAGCAAGTGATGATTTTATTGTGTCGTTGCTTAAGGGGCTAGAGCATGAAGTGGGGGAAGCTTCTGGTTGGTTGATGTATTTAATTGGTAAGGATTGGGGAACTGAGGATGCTAAAGATTTTAAAATTTGGTTCGAGAGGGATTATCACCTCAGTATTAACAAATCAAGTCTCAAATTTGCTTTGGAAACTTGGTGGTGGCCATTAACTTCCCAAGGTTGGGGAAAGTGGAATGTCGATCTCAGCTCTATTCGTGAAGGTTTTATTTTTATCGATCTATTTGATTCTGCGGTAGCTAAGTCGATGGGGAATATTGGTAAGCCCGTATGTTTTCTCTATGCAGGACTACTGGCGGGTTTCTTTTCGGTAATGCTAAATCGTGGATTGAGTAGTACCGAAATTCAATGCTATTCCATGGGCAATAACTTTTGTCGGTTTTTGATCGGGTCTGAGACTCGTATTAAGGCAGCAGAGTTTTGGTTAAGCTCTGGTGCTACTGCCCAAGAGATTGAGCAAAGACTGTTAGATCAGGATATCTCCAATGGTAATGGTCTCAGCCAAGCCATGGAGACAGGAGGTATTTAA
- a CDS encoding amino acid ABC transporter permease, whose amino-acid sequence MSASNGKFTVSLTDRFNQFWNWRTIAQLIFLVVGITCSILAWNTLARNMRSSGLAISFDFLGDPASFDIADTPFPYQASDSYTRALQVGLINSLKAISVSIISATIVGITVGISRLSNNWLLKQIARVYVEILRNTPLLLQLFFWYSAIFLSLPSASDRISLGFATLAKDGLTIAALKMTISSEFCALVLGLTMFSSAFIAEIVRGGILSVPKGQSEAAKALGLSDFQTMRKIVLPQALRVIIPSLTSQYVNIAKNSSLAIAIGYTDIYRIASTTINQTGRPVNVILIIMGTYLAMSLTISASMNLLNRRFQIVER is encoded by the coding sequence ATGTCCGCTAGTAATGGGAAGTTCACCGTCAGCCTCACAGATCGTTTCAATCAATTTTGGAATTGGCGCACGATCGCTCAATTGATTTTTTTAGTAGTTGGTATCACTTGCAGTATTTTGGCTTGGAATACCCTAGCTAGAAACATGCGAAGTTCAGGGCTGGCGATTAGTTTTGACTTTCTTGGTGATCCTGCTTCCTTTGACATTGCCGATACCCCTTTTCCATACCAAGCTTCCGATAGCTATACCCGTGCTTTGCAGGTGGGCTTGATTAACTCACTAAAGGCAATCTCCGTCAGCATTATCTCCGCAACCATAGTTGGTATTACTGTAGGAATTTCTCGCCTCTCGAATAATTGGTTACTCAAACAAATTGCCCGTGTTTATGTGGAAATCCTCCGCAACACACCATTATTGTTACAACTATTTTTCTGGTATTCGGCAATCTTTTTGTCACTTCCCTCAGCTAGCGATCGCATTTCCCTTGGCTTTGCCACCCTTGCTAAAGATGGACTAACAATTGCAGCTCTAAAGATGACTATTAGCTCTGAGTTTTGCGCCCTTGTCTTAGGCTTGACCATGTTTTCTAGCGCTTTTATTGCCGAAATTGTCCGAGGGGGGATTCTCTCAGTCCCCAAGGGACAGTCAGAAGCAGCTAAAGCATTAGGATTAAGCGATTTCCAAACTATGCGAAAGATCGTCTTGCCACAGGCATTACGGGTGATTATTCCATCACTAACTAGTCAATATGTAAACATTGCCAAAAACTCTAGTCTAGCGATCGCGATCGGTTATACCGACATCTATCGCATTGCCTCAACAACAATTAATCAAACTGGTAGACCCGTCAATGTCATTTTAATTATCATGGGAACTTACCTTGCAATGAGCCTCACTATCTCTGCCAGTATGAACTTACTCAATCGCCGATTTCAAATCGTAGAAAGATAA
- a CDS encoding DUF1176 domain-containing protein codes for MLPNRISLMAVMVSLTFLGCANPDATSSSPSPITSTTTTKAVTSPTTSTSESPKATAEPKNAAVKAIAVGDIKELDDNSTCGKSKVTYAYGETSNYRVYICADVSAPDRPRYYISRNKDGSGGLDMEAMNYNPQKSGSIEFKNDGYLYTLEAPTTQNPEPVLRVTFPNGKLSEEQLLRYLSRNGSSNTTANASKVEPLQYVLDNRESLGVCKDNFRAEDEKKGMGSKAFQISDKKYLVQIQCFLAAYQGAFEYVLWIDDAPKPRAIPLEFDSFQEAKEGVKPKRTTDRSIAGTPRVNVRSQTLTNFTKFRGVGDCGSSAIYKLEGDRMVLQEFRAKFECDGKYVQDMPVIYP; via the coding sequence ATGTTGCCAAATCGAATCAGTTTAATGGCTGTGATGGTAAGTTTGACATTTCTAGGATGTGCTAATCCCGATGCGACTAGTTCATCGCCATCACCGATCACAAGTACTACGACCACAAAAGCCGTCACATCACCCACTACTTCCACTTCAGAATCGCCCAAAGCAACTGCTGAGCCTAAAAATGCTGCTGTAAAAGCGATCGCTGTTGGTGATATCAAAGAGCTTGACGATAATAGTACCTGTGGTAAGTCAAAGGTTACTTATGCCTATGGTGAAACTTCTAATTATCGAGTTTATATTTGTGCGGATGTTAGCGCACCAGATCGTCCCCGCTATTACATCAGTCGCAACAAAGATGGTAGTGGTGGTCTCGATATGGAGGCAATGAATTACAATCCTCAAAAATCTGGATCAATCGAATTTAAGAATGACGGATATTTGTATACACTCGAAGCGCCAACAACCCAAAATCCTGAGCCTGTCTTGCGTGTAACCTTCCCAAATGGCAAGTTGAGTGAGGAGCAGTTGTTGCGATATTTGTCTCGAAATGGTAGCTCTAATACGACTGCTAATGCTTCTAAAGTTGAGCCTCTGCAATATGTTCTTGATAATCGTGAAAGTTTGGGAGTTTGCAAAGATAATTTCCGTGCTGAGGATGAAAAAAAAGGTATGGGTTCTAAAGCTTTCCAGATCTCTGACAAGAAGTATCTAGTACAAATTCAGTGCTTTCTAGCGGCTTATCAAGGTGCATTTGAATATGTCCTCTGGATTGATGATGCTCCTAAACCCCGTGCAATTCCCTTAGAGTTTGATAGTTTCCAAGAAGCGAAGGAGGGTGTAAAGCCTAAACGTACTACTGATCGCTCAATCGCTGGCACACCTAGAGTAAATGTGCGATCACAAACTCTCACCAATTTCACTAAGTTCCGTGGTGTTGGGGATTGCGGCTCGTCGGCGATTTATAAGCTAGAAGGCGATCGCATGGTTTTACAGGAATTCCGCGCAAAATTTGAATGTGATGGTAAGTATGTACAGGATATGCCTGTAATTTATCCTTAA
- a CDS encoding TIGR04168 family protein, translating to MPKSSIKIAVVGDVHDLWQPVEDRLALHTLQVDLTLFVGDFGNESVEVVQAIANLDLPKAIILGNHDAWYSASDPHSKNSQKKQCPYDRTKEDRVQQQLDILGKLHVGYSWLDFPEFNLSVVGARPFSWGSSKWKKENFYRDRYQINSFAESTQRITESVSNTKHDTVIFLGHNGPSGLGKEEYSICGKDWKPIGGDYGDPDFAEAITKTYQMGKSVPFATFGHMHHHLRLNKNRKREAIATNDIGTIFLNSALTPRIVQTNDGYYRNFSIVTLESGRVSQISIVWLDALFKVISEDILFIAK from the coding sequence ATGCCCAAGTCATCCATCAAAATAGCTGTAGTTGGCGATGTTCATGACCTGTGGCAACCCGTCGAAGATCGTTTAGCATTACATACATTGCAGGTTGACTTAACTCTATTTGTGGGCGATTTTGGCAATGAGTCCGTAGAAGTTGTGCAGGCGATCGCAAATTTAGATTTGCCAAAGGCAATTATTTTGGGCAATCATGACGCTTGGTATAGTGCCTCAGATCCTCATAGTAAAAATTCTCAAAAGAAGCAATGTCCCTATGATCGGACTAAAGAAGATCGCGTTCAACAGCAATTAGATATCTTAGGGAAACTCCATGTCGGTTACAGTTGGCTTGATTTCCCTGAATTCAATCTCTCGGTAGTTGGTGCGCGACCCTTTAGTTGGGGAAGTTCTAAATGGAAGAAGGAAAATTTTTATCGTGATCGCTATCAAATCAATAGCTTTGCAGAATCAACTCAAAGGATTACGGAATCTGTCAGTAATACTAAGCATGACACCGTGATCTTTTTAGGTCATAATGGACCCTCTGGACTGGGTAAGGAAGAATATTCAATCTGTGGTAAGGATTGGAAACCCATTGGCGGCGACTATGGCGATCCTGATTTTGCGGAGGCAATTACTAAAACCTATCAAATGGGTAAATCAGTTCCCTTTGCTACCTTTGGACATATGCACCATCATTTACGACTAAATAAAAATCGCAAACGTGAGGCGATCGCTACTAACGATATCGGCACAATTTTCCTAAATTCAGCCTTGACTCCCAGAATTGTCCAAACCAATGATGGATATTATCGGAACTTCTCGATTGTCACCTTAGAATCTGGACGAGTTAGCCAAATATCAATTGTCTGGCTTGATGCTCTCTTTAAAGTAATTAGCGAAGATATTCTATTTATCGCAAAGTAA
- a CDS encoding phycocyanin: MLTLLENVLDRADGSYIAPEDLRTLDQAIASWQLRRKTYDLIQVKENAIIAQVMQQIQVTAPDVAAKVTFDGGNKCNRDMALVLRYCATAMLLQDEELLKDRLLYWLQNIMIALKNQRVNDFVYRSLQKSVQENLPKENADLLLPYIAIAHQWLSQ; the protein is encoded by the coding sequence ATGCTTACTTTATTAGAAAATGTTTTAGACCGCGCCGATGGCTCATACATTGCACCTGAGGATTTGCGAACTTTAGATCAGGCGATCGCTTCTTGGCAACTACGACGCAAAACCTACGATTTGATCCAAGTTAAGGAAAATGCCATCATTGCTCAAGTGATGCAGCAGATCCAAGTTACGGCTCCTGATGTGGCAGCCAAGGTGACTTTTGATGGTGGTAATAAGTGCAATCGGGATATGGCTTTGGTACTGCGCTACTGTGCCACGGCGATGTTGTTGCAGGATGAGGAACTCCTCAAAGATCGTTTGCTGTATTGGCTACAGAACATCATGATTGCTTTGAAAAATCAACGAGTTAATGATTTTGTTTATCGCTCTTTGCAAAAATCCGTTCAGGAAAATCTGCCTAAAGAAAATGCGGATTTGCTACTGCCCTACATTGCGATCGCTCACCAATGGTTAAGCCAATGA
- a CDS encoding 2Fe-2S iron-sulfur cluster-binding protein, protein MKQIKLQPLNQEVEVATESTLLSVLLEQEMNVLQACGGQGRCATCHIYVQSGKEALSPKSEQEILTLSFITTSKENSRLACQARVLQDGLVIEVPQGMYIGSLGELKSLIGKRAQQNLIHPLTGEVLVEEGKLILRSALEKMTEIDSTFTADLSQMLLPSEKSQVLNR, encoded by the coding sequence GTGAAACAAATAAAATTACAACCATTAAATCAAGAGGTGGAGGTCGCAACAGAAAGTACTTTGCTTAGTGTTTTGCTGGAACAAGAAATGAATGTACTTCAAGCCTGTGGTGGTCAGGGGCGATGTGCAACCTGTCATATATATGTTCAATCAGGCAAAGAGGCTCTAAGTCCCAAAAGTGAACAGGAAATATTAACTCTGAGCTTTATCACTACCTCCAAGGAAAATTCGCGTTTGGCTTGTCAAGCAAGAGTTTTGCAGGATGGGTTGGTGATTGAAGTCCCTCAAGGCATGTATATTGGCTCGCTTGGGGAATTAAAAAGCTTAATTGGGAAACGCGCTCAACAAAATTTAATCCATCCATTAACTGGTGAGGTTTTAGTTGAGGAAGGTAAGCTGATTTTGCGATCGGCTTTAGAAAAGATGACTGAAATTGATTCCACCTTTACGGCTGATTTAAGCCAAATGTTGTTGCCGTCAGAGAAATCTCAAGTTTTAAATAGGTAA
- a CDS encoding DASH family cryptochrome, whose product MTNQNILVWFRNDLRSHDCETLWRASQAAQQTGATVFPIYCFDPRHFGETSFGFAKTGTFRTKFLIESVANLRENLRSLNSDLIVRLGKPEDVLPQLAQQWKITSIYYHAEVTTEEKAVETHLLGALNSQDISIRSFWGNTLLHPDDLPFEIAQLPELFTHFRKQVEVDFTVRDIFPTPTHLSHLPNNFDTGEIPTLSILGLVEPVPCDRAVLQFLGGETEALKRLDHYFWQSDRLQVYKQTRNGMLNVDDSSKFSPWLALGCISPRYIYAQVKQYERDRLANDSTYWLIFELLWRDYFRFVAAKHGDKLFYRTGLRGMNIPWKQDWKRFELWQTGQTGFPLVDANMRELQATGFMSNRGRQNVASFLTKNLGIDWRMGAEWFESLLIDYDPCSNWGNWNYTSGIGNDARGFRFFNINKQSQDYDPQGEYVRHWLPELAALPTSKIHQPWQLLKVEQKRFHVHLGVDYPHPVVDLFASAKANEEIYNSVR is encoded by the coding sequence ATGACTAATCAAAATATCTTAGTTTGGTTCCGCAATGACTTGCGATCGCATGACTGCGAAACTTTATGGCGAGCATCTCAAGCCGCTCAGCAAACGGGGGCAACAGTATTTCCCATTTATTGTTTTGATCCGCGTCACTTTGGTGAAACATCCTTTGGTTTTGCGAAAACAGGGACATTTCGCACCAAGTTTTTAATTGAGTCTGTGGCTAATTTGCGGGAAAATTTGCGATCGCTTAATTCCGATCTTATTGTTCGCCTTGGTAAGCCCGAAGATGTTTTACCCCAATTAGCCCAGCAATGGAAAATTACTTCTATCTATTACCATGCAGAAGTGACAACGGAAGAAAAAGCCGTAGAAACACATCTTCTGGGTGCTTTAAATTCACAAGATATTTCAATAAGAAGCTTTTGGGGAAATACGCTATTACATCCCGACGATTTACCATTCGAGATCGCACAACTGCCTGAACTATTTACCCACTTTCGTAAACAAGTAGAAGTTGATTTTACAGTTCGGGATATTTTCCCTACCCCAACGCACCTCAGTCATCTACCTAATAACTTTGATACTGGCGAAATCCCAACTCTATCGATATTAGGACTAGTAGAACCTGTCCCTTGCGATCGCGCAGTTTTACAATTTCTTGGTGGTGAAACTGAGGCTCTCAAGCGGTTAGACCATTATTTTTGGCAAAGCGATCGCCTACAGGTTTATAAACAAACCCGCAACGGCATGTTAAATGTCGATGATTCATCCAAATTTTCTCCTTGGTTAGCTTTGGGCTGCATCAGTCCGCGCTATATCTATGCTCAAGTCAAGCAATATGAACGCGATCGCCTTGCGAATGACTCAACTTATTGGCTAATTTTTGAACTTCTCTGGCGCGATTATTTTCGATTTGTGGCAGCAAAACATGGAGACAAATTATTCTATCGCACAGGTTTACGCGGTATGAATATTCCTTGGAAACAAGACTGGAAGAGATTTGAACTATGGCAAACAGGACAGACAGGTTTTCCATTAGTTGATGCGAATATGCGTGAACTTCAGGCTACTGGTTTTATGTCTAATCGGGGTCGTCAAAATGTAGCTAGTTTTCTTACCAAAAATCTAGGTATTGATTGGCGAATGGGGGCAGAATGGTTTGAATCACTTCTCATTGACTATGATCCCTGTAGCAATTGGGGAAATTGGAACTACACTTCAGGTATTGGCAATGATGCTAGAGGTTTCCGTTTTTTCAATATCAATAAGCAATCACAGGACTATGATCCTCAGGGCGAATATGTGAGACATTGGCTACCAGAACTTGCGGCTCTACCAACTAGTAAAATCCATCAACCTTGGCAACTACTAAAGGTTGAGCAAAAACGTTTTCATGTGCATCTCGGTGTTGATTATCCCCATCCCGTGGTCGATTTATTTGCCTCTGCAAAAGCCAATGAAGAGATCTATAACTCTGTCCGTTGA